GTTCAGTCAATTCATTTTAACTTTCTATCATGCATGTACCACATTAACAtgacagaaaattaaaataaattgactTAACGCATTGATACGTGCAAATAAATtacaaaacagaaaatgaataaatctgtaaagcaaattaaaataccTGGGAGCAATGGGGTGTAAATGCGAAActtaaaaatgtggagataacTAGCAAACATCATAGGAAAAACTCTCCTGTGTTTCAGAGCAGGCAATAGTAACAGCAGATCTGGAAGTTgctactgtacagcatgatttaggtttgaattttatacttgttttactcaaaactttaaaaagttcacttaACACCCCCTTGCTTTTTAATACTTGCTTTGAAAAATGCtcagtaagtaaaaaaatatatatattgattttatattaatcatATCTAAAACATGGAATGTTATACATACTTTATGAATTAAAGATTCTGATGCATTGGAAAAGTTGAACTACAAATCCCTAAAATTACTGCCTTTtccaaaaatatgtaattttcatgCTAGTATGAAGCTTTTAGAGTTAGCTACTTTTAGTCATCATATTCATATAGTTATCACTCATACACCATTCAACTATAgtagttgaaaaaaatctttaaaaatgcattcaatatGAAAGTTTAATTAAACTTCTTATTTCTTTAATCTGCTTCAATGAAAATGATTAGTGATATTATAATATcacatttagaaattatatatatatatatatataaacagaatTTTTTGTAACAAGTTGAAGaggattttcaaaagaaaaaaaagttatacaaataaaataagtagtttaaaattaaataaataaacatgaaatggctttaaaaaaaattctgtaactgaaaactgtttgaaaaagactaAAAAACACTATAAGTATTTTGCACAAGCACTATATTAAGATGAAAATATTACCGTAAATAAAtagatatcaataaaaaaaaaaaaaaaaaagagggcacacacacacacagacatcctatttaatcattaaaaattgtaACAATCTTAGATTTGGATTAAAAACAGCTTAAATAACACAAATTGTAGAAACATCACATAATAGCATTAATGATTTCCGTTTTTCAAAGCTCATAATTACTTTACATTAATTCATCGCAAATGGTGATATGAATTAAGTCAACAAGCTCAACTATAAAATGTGACTGATATTCAACTAGTGTAATGTTTAGCGTGACTTTTCTGTTGGTTTTAAAGAGTTCAAGTTTAAATGTCATGAATTATGATACTTCTTAcagcaaatttttgaatgttACTTAAACAAAAATACCAGTTCTGAAAAACAAGTGCCAAATACAACTTTAGGCAAATATCACAAAAAGATAATTCCATAGTAAGCCAATTTTGTACGGatagaaaatatttaagaaattgtaTGCATTATAAATGAGGCAATAATACACagtttataaattattaaataaataaatgaaataaattactgcTTTATTTGCTTCATAAACTGACTGATGATCTTTGGCAAATCTGGacttttgcagatatttttatgACCGAGATCAAGTTTACCCTCAAATGCTATGAACTGCGTAGCATAAGGTGGTAAGTGCTTTCGTGCAGCCAATGCGGTTTCATAAAGTTTCCGCCCATGATCGAAAGGCACAAATCCATCATCTTCTGCATGGATAATTAACAGAGGGCACATAACACTAGACACCCTGCTCAAACTGTCAAAACCAGTGTCTTTATCCCCAATGGGAGCGGCGATGAAGAATTCAAAAAATGGCATGTACCGATGGAATATAGACAAAGGATGATGTTTGGCAGCATCTATGATTCTGGTGAAAGGGGCTTCAAGAATTAAAGCAGCTGGCTGAAGGGCAGCCTTTGATATCTTATGAAGGAATGCTACACCAACACCAGTTCCTAATGAATGCCCCCAAATGAATATTCGAGATTCGGGTACTTTTTGGAGCAGCCAGTTATACACATGCTCAGTATCTTCCACAAGACCAGCTTCAGTGGGAGATTCATTAGTTGAATCGCCATAACCACGGTAATCAAATGCAACTACATGAGAATCCaatttttcacttaaaacttTATACAACTCAACTCTGTGGCCTCCTCCTCTAGTTCCAGCATTTCCATGTAAGTACAAAAACACGGGACGGTTATCTTTAAATTCTTCAATAGGTGGCAATAGGTTGTTCTTGCATTTGGATACTCTAGAGTGAGGAGGAACATGCCACACACCTAATTTGATGTTCCCTCCTGATGGAATGTAAAAGTTGCGTGTGCAGTCCAATCCAACTTCAGTAGGCAATGATAAATTTTTCTGCCTCGAAAGACTGACATAATTTAAGAAGACAGCATGACGTCTGACAGCAGGGCTGAGATAAACAGCAACTGGGACAACAACATACAGAATAAATGATACTATGagcaataacttaaaaaataatttactaaaatttGATGGCTTAGTTGTTTTCATGACAGGACCTTTTTCATCTAGGATTTCATTAGAACCCTCTGCTGTACGTCTTCGAAGCATTTCAGAGGactgtaaatttaaaaagaataaattaaattgCATTCATTTTCCAATTCCAACacatcaaaaagtatttttttagaaatacaaaTAACAATAGAGGAGTACCAATTAGAAACAAGTTATGAACACAGCTAGGATGGTCCAAGTCAATTTATATTCTCCGTTGAGAATGTCAAGAACTCTCTTAGAATTATTCACCCCATTGTAAGTAATAGCTGCTTCTACTGTCAGACTATCATAAATACTTACAATCCTAATATAATAGACATTTCCCAATTTTAAACCCAGGATTTGAATTGCATAAAACAAATGACCTGCAGATTAGACTTCTGTATAACAAAATTAGCtcacaaacaaattttattactaaatttaacaaactaaattaaatactagtgcagccagaattaACCttctggggggaggggagggcaaCAACTTCCGCACTTCCAAGAGTAAAGGAGCCTTTCCGACACACTTTCCAGAGTTTAAAACTAATAATCGATAGGAAAATGATTGTTTTTaccagtgtttctcaacctttatACAACTGCGAAcaggcaaattttttttaaaagaacttcCCGGATTTGGtgagttattattgttattattattattagaaaaaaattccgTTTTGAATGCAGACAAAAACTAGGAGGTCCCTCCTTTTTCAacaggaataaataaacaagtaaataacaCTTTACTTGGTGTTAAATAATCCACAATAAGTATTTAAATATGAAGATAAGTAACAATTTCAATAATCATgcataaataaatgaacattcaagaaaaatcatagaatgaaaattaatcacaaaattcacaCAAAaggtataaaacatttttattatgtcTATGCTTATTAGATGGtggattaatttattttatgaacataaaaactaaaatttccaaaTGAATGGACTTTTtatcttatttcataagaatgaaactttgaaatggaacgAGCAAGTCTATGGTGGCCATCCGTCCTgatttttgatgccatattccaCATACTCAgaagttatttaatttaattagtaATACTAAAAGCTAGTAATATAGCccaattttacaataaaataatcaaCTTCAGGGGCCATGTGCTCTAACCCCTACACG
This window of the Uloborus diversus isolate 005 chromosome 4, Udiv.v.3.1, whole genome shotgun sequence genome carries:
- the LOC129221268 gene encoding lysophosphatidylserine lipase ABHD12-like, giving the protein MLRRRTAEGSNEILDEKGPVMKTTKPSNFSKLFFKLLLIVSFILYVVVPVAVYLSPAVRRHAVFLNYVSLSRQKNLSLPTEVGLDCTRNFYIPSGGNIKLGVWHVPPHSRVSKCKNNLLPPIEEFKDNRPVFLYLHGNAGTRGGGHRVELYKVLSEKLDSHVVAFDYRGYGDSTNESPTEAGLVEDTEHVYNWLLQKVPESRIFIWGHSLGTGVGVAFLHKISKAALQPAALILEAPFTRIIDAAKHHPLSIFHRYMPFFEFFIAAPIGDKDTGFDSLSRVSSVMCPLLIIHAEDDGFVPFDHGRKLYETALAARKHLPPYATQFIAFEGKLDLGHKNICKSPDLPKIISQFMKQIKQ